CCGAGGTCGACCTCCGGAATCGAGAATCTGGTGTCGTCGGCCGCCACCCTCAGGTCACAGGCGGCGGCGAGCACGACCCCGCCGCCCACGCAGTGGCCGTGGATGGCGGCGACGGTGACCGCCCGCATCGCCTCGACGGCGTCGGCCATGCGCCGCCCGGCGTCGGCAGCGTGGCGCGCGTCGGCCCCGCCACCTCCACCTCCGGCGCCGAACGCCGCCAGATCTGCGCCGGCGGAGAAGGCGCGCCCACGCCCGCAAACGACGACCACCTTGATCTCGGCACGCTCGTCGAACCACCGGGCGGCGGCCGCCAGCTCCTCGAGGGAGGTCGTGCCCAGCGGGTTTAGCTTCTCGGGCCGGTCCAAGGTGATCCGGCCCCGCGCGCCGTTGGCCTCGACGGCAATCGTGCTGAACTCCATGGCGGCACCTTGACACAGGCGCCGTTGTGCAGC
This genomic stretch from Acidimicrobiales bacterium harbors:
- a CDS encoding enoyl-CoA hydratase/isomerase family protein; this encodes MEFSTIAVEANGARGRITLDRPEKLNPLGTTSLEELAAAARWFDERAEIKVVVVCGRGRAFSAGADLAAFGAGGGGGGADARHAADAGRRMADAVEAMRAVTVAAIHGHCVGGGVVLAAACDLRVAADDTRFSIPEVDLGIPLAWGGIPRLVREIGPALTKELVMTCRPFSAAEAKAAGFLNRVVPPDQLEEEIEALVATLVGKSALTLSATKQHTDAVTAAMVGIARAWNDADSLVTALRDPESRAAGAAYLERLGRR